The stretch of DNA aaattagttgtattatttatgttcttcaagttgttcgtggatGCTAACCTATGGTTCTGACgaatatttacatcttgggaacatggtagtttaaTTGAGTGGCAGCGCTGATCaaagatatgaaatctatagcttctataagaatttagaagtgaaacgatgatttccttcaagcttggctgaatagagataagtgattgagatctcatttcagtaattatattagtttattgaaatattatatataggTAGCTAAATATTATAAGGATAACATAtattgaagggtagaatggtaaatttgtccctattaaGTGTAGattatctatagaggatctttgactattaggattgtaacaatagataatcaCAACGTATCTATTTCGTGGTacatatcgtggtacatatagagcattctatataattgagagtgctatttaattcaaaatctatagtggcgcaaggcggaattaataagttaaggaatttacttggtaaattttatatctacttattgaaagctcggttatataggtccatggttccttcactagttgagataatactgcttgcagactcagtcaattgattttgattaatcaattatagttctaaaattagactatgtcttatttatgaattttcactaagcaagggcttaattaaGAAGAAAATAGGTTTTgggattaatttattaattaagagattttgtatggtctaatttataaataatataaatgacaattttatttagtaattaattataattattaaataaatagttttaacaCTTAtaagattgaattggaaaatatggtattattaaaagaagaataagtggttgaaaaaagtggtaaaattgtaactagagattggtccttTGTATGGCCAGCCCTAGTGTTGATTTTGGacaaatattttattcatttttaatccatataactcagccctaagccctagttgaaacactataaaaggaacatgtgTTCTCATCTCATCCTCTTGTCAACTTGACTCTTCAACCTACCAaatctagttttcattctctgacaactagtagatgagagagttccttccttagtgattttgCATCTCCTTTATTGCTCTTCACCATTCGAAACCTTGAGTGAAAGAGTGCCAcacccacacatagcaagttaagtactcaatcatagtgagtaagatggtggtaaccaaacccgaaagagagaaagagatccaggttcagatcttgatattgctctgctacagaaaggaatcaagggctagagatttgaacggaagaagtcattatattccgctgcaaccaatgtaagattttctcaacttttatgtatttattttcattattttagagaattcatatttagggtgttaatcaacatacttgttagtaaatctagatcttggtaaaatattcccaacaagtcttctcccatAAACTGCTTGGAGAGGTTCCAATTAAACCTACCATCAAGAAACAAAAACTTTTAGGGGTCATTTGTGCCAGATGGAAAGTCAGGAACAGAGAAAAgaaggaatggaataaaaatcaacaaaataccAAAAACCAGAAGGATTTCGGgcattataaatttttactagCACTTCTACTGCAAAATGACTAATTTCAAGAGTTCCTAACATggaaaactaaatgaaaatcaacttacaaTGCCTAAATCTACCAATAATATCATATTACACAATAAAAAAGATCCCAATTTCATTTAGAGCAACACATGCAAATAAGACGTGTAGCAGTAAACCCAGAAAACACAAtcaaaatacaagaaaatgaaTTGATACATACCTGATAGTGGAAGTGAAGGCGCCAAGCTGATCGTCGCTGGGTTTGGTTGAGGTAGTTAAGCACACATTTTGCGAAGATGACGAGCAAGGGTGATCAACAAATCAATCTCTGCGTTGAAATCTAGAGTCACGACTTCTTctagtgtgaaacttttaatCTCTGGGAGTTGACGATTTGGAAATTCTCGAGCCCTAATCCTTAATAGAATAAAGTTCAACATCATGATCTAGATTGATTTGGGCTATTTTGGCTCTGACTTTGGTTCTAACTCTTAAAGTTGTAGCGAAACTCAAAATCTATAGGCTAAAAGTTTGAAATTGGGTAAAAAGTGGTGAATGGAGTCTTCTAAGGGTATGTATACCCAAGGTGGCAATCCTTGTGAAGAGGATGGAACGGTCCACGATCGTATCTCCAAAAGCATGACTACATCCAATGGTTGGGGACTCCAATAGTGAAAGCATGCCAATACAATTAATGCTCTCTAGAATCAAGGCGCAAATCAATGATGAATatgctatttttttaattttttgggccAAAAAGTGAACAACCGTTAAAATAGAAGTTTTCCTAGAAAGCAACTCCTCAGTATACGTGCTCTTCCACCACTAGACAACTGTCGCGTAGACTTATCACGTCCAAAGATGGAAGTCACCTTCCATGATCGACCAACACCTAgagaattatataatattacttCTAATCCTTCACATGTCCACACTAATGGAATGGGGCAAGCTTCCACCATACAAAATATTCTAGAGGCTTTAGGGTAAAAGTTATTCGTGCTTCCAGCAAGGGACACGTGGAATTCAGGTCAGCATCAAAGGTCCACAAATAGGCCCCAAGGATGACAATTTGGGCCAAAGCCAAGTTACATAGGACCTTTCAAGAATGTACCTTAGCTTTGTGATCAAATGATCTTCCGCTAGTGATAGCTCATATTCAAAAGCAACTCCAGTATCATGATGCCGAAAGAGTCAGACAACGTGTCCGTAGAAGACTAGTCCAgttttcctttttattcatgcaAATAAATAAGGAAATAGATGCTTCTCAGATCTCGATAAAAAGATCGTATCACGCTAAAAGGAGAAACTACCTGAATAAAGATCAAGCAATTAATTCACGATTAATTTCCCACAATTATAGGACACAATTTTGACTAATTCAACCGTATCTAATCTGCCTAATCAACAAATCATCTCTTTCGTGGGCTAGACTTCACAAGACAACACAAGTTATGTAATTCAATGTAAACTCCTCAATAGAAGGAAAAGGAAAACTAAGTGTAATTCTCATAACACTATAAATATCCAGTGAATCCTTCAAATTAAGGGCTGAAATCTCCTACAATATTTTCTCAGGAAAACTTGAGAACCTACTTGTGTTCCCAAAGGCTTTTTTAGCTTAAGTTACATAATAACATTAACTCGTGAACTAAAGTTCATTAACGCTCCAACCACGCAaaattttttttgtgttgttcttactctttctcttttcattattttttttagttctaactatttataatttgttttcTAAAAATCTCGGTAAACACACATGAACTAGATCAAATGAGTTTCTTGTTATCTCTCAAAGTTACTAGTAATTTGACAACGTAATAGCACTCTTGAGAATGCAAAATTTGGTCTCCCAAATATTGAATATGATCTACTATTTGTAGGGAAaaggtgttggaaatattttaccaggatctagatttactaacaagtatgtttcattaacatcctaatatgaatttctaaaataatgaaataaacacataagggtttaagaaaaccttacattgggtgcatcagaatataatgactccttctgttcagatctctagaccttgattcctttctgtagcagagcattatcaagatctgaacctggatctctttctctccttcttgagcccgattctccttcttgttgattggattcttcacaatcttccccactatgattgagataccacttgatgtgtgtgggcactcactctatcactcaaggctgaaaaatttgaagaagaaaagaagagaagtGGTTTCGGCCTAAAGAGAAAGAAGGCTCAGGAAAATTTCTGAAAgtgaaatttcatcaaactgttaagtgtgagccatcactatctatttataggtaaccacctaggtttaggttagatttaattagcattaaaataatgaaaaaaataaatggtaaattgcacacatagtggccggccataggatgtggattgggccccattttgcaattttgccattttgtcatttttccatcccattttctcaaaaacgctaattttccaatttaaccacttaaataccaattccaattatttaataactaaaaattaatcattaaataatattgtcatttaatatatttattaattagacttaataaagtctttcaattaataaataagacctagaatctcttttcttcacaattttgcccttgcttagtgaaaattcataaactagacatagtctaattttagaattacaattgattaattaaaatcaattaactgagtcttacaagcagtatggtctcaactagtatgaggaccataggcctatataaccgagcttccaataagcagaccaagaatttacaaagtaaattcactgacttattagttcctcgttgcatccacgcatagaacttggaattgcactctcagtcatatagaacgctctatatgttccatgatatagatacgctgttaattatccattgttatgatcccgataatcaatgatcctctatagatgatctacattgcatagggataaaattaccgttacatcctttcaatgtattttatccttaaaacacttgccacctataaatgatattatagtgaactaatatagtcactaaaatgagcgctctatcatttatctctatttcgcaagctcaaaggaaatcatcgtttcacttctaaatacctatagaagctatagattctatatctatgattagcgctcccactcaattgcactaccatgttccaaaaatgtacgtatcaccctgaccaaaaagtaggcttaactaacaaatcaaagaacatgtataatactcttgagatcgaacctaaccatatcaggattaagatcatttgatctaggatcgaCTAGGTgacattgaattgaatagatattacggtaaatttatcatatcttatcaaagttcaatatcggtcccttccaatgtatactccatacatctgatactggtaaactttgccaatgccctggaaaggacataacacttatccaaggtgtaagtatacctctcgctgattatcatgccagtctaaatccagtgaactaacaaTTGAGGGAatgaaacttttgaacatataatcaagattatattccactgtgctgacaacactataatcattaacaaatacatatgttctggacttaatagaatttaaatataatcatgaaataaatcatgtgaaccatgcaacataaaatgttatttctaatctttattaactagtaaatctgattatattaaaatggattttatttagggcacaaaacccaacaaaatgaTGTAGCCTAATTGACCTATTCATAAGGGATTAAGTTATTGGGAAAAATTTGGACATTCCCCTCCATGAGTTCACTGGTTGGACGCTTCATCAGTGAGGTGTCTTCTTGGTTGCTAGGAATGCTAGTCAACATGTCCCGTCCAGCATATGTCTGATGCTAGATGGCTTTGTCCGGCTTATACTCCACCCAACGTCTTCTGGACAATTTTCTCGATGGTCCTAAATTTGTCCAGCCCCTCCTATACTTGTCATGTGACATTTTCGTGCCACATCATTAGGGTAATTTTGGGATAATagtaatatctttttttttcttctagtaACTagtttttctcaatatttatgaACACATGAtaacaactatttttttttgggtaatattggtgtattttatttgtattatttCTCAGTTAGATTTTAATTCAGTTATTTTAGGTAATcgattttgatttaattaattcatGTAACTGATTTTTCTGTGTGTTAGTTTTTAATTTAGGTTCTTTACGTAATTGGTTTCTATGTATTACCTTTTTAATTAGCTAACAAACGTAATTggtttttatgatttaattttaatttggttATTTCACATAACTAGTTTCTCTATGCCACATTTTTAAATTCGTTTATACATGAAATTGATTTCTGTGTGTCAAATTCTAACGCCCAACTCTAGTGACGACTCTGACGATGATGAAAATTTAAATGACTTTTTCGATAACTTTCTCGTGACAATAATAGCTCTAACAACTTTTTCAGCTACTTTTTCGGTTACGATGACAACTCCATTCACTTTTTTAACAATAATGACATTTGATGacttttttgataattttttggtaatttttctgaTGACAATACTAGCTTTAGTGACTTTTTGACAATAACTACTCTGACAATTTTTCCAGACATAATTATTCTTGAAAATCTTGTTAAGttttatttatgatattttgttagaattttcaatttttaatcattttttctcTAAAATTATGATAACACCGAAACACATGAATTAACATATTTTtcactatatattatttatttatttattttgtaattagcCTTTATGCAAAAAGTTTGATATAATTTAGGCTATGCTTGGTAGAAGTGATGGAGTGGAGGAGGGATAGATTAATGAAGAAGGATGGAGGAGAGGAATGATGGAGATGAGAGTGAGATTTCTTTATGTTGTTTGCTAAGTTAGGAAGGAGAGGAGAATATAAAGTttcattcttttgtttggtATTAAAAGTATAGTAAGagatctttcaaaaaaaaaaaaaaaaagtacagtaAGAGGAATAGAGAtggttttaattataaaattactaaAGTAACtataattagatttttgaaaTAATTGCATAATAACACGTTCATCTcaaattatttaagaatttcttgtcagtttttttattaatgttaatacCGGAATGGCATACCGAGACTATTGTTCATTAATGTTTTgtgttttctctctctctctctcctctctctctctctctctctctctctctcatttcaCGCAGTGCACAtcattaatatgttattttttgtctttttctcCATTCACACGCACTcacatcatcatttttttttctttttcaacttttattttttcctGAAGCTTCTCAATTTTACAACATTTAGTACATTATATTgttgatattaaaaaaataatttctcttctttttttttcttttataaattaaataagttactaattttttttatttttatatttgtagattatataaaaataaatttatttttataaaaatattttaataagtttataaaataatttgaaaataaattaaataatatctaCAACATCATAtgagttacattaaaaaaaaataaagtaacattaaggtatcttaaacaataaaataacataacatagtctaaaaatataaaaaagaaacaaaaaagttTCTCTTAATATTAGTGGTCCTTTTATGTttctcacatattaaaatgattattttattatttatatatgtgtacgattctaaaataaaatttttaataaaaaagtaaccaattgatATCTTATTCAAATCAAAAACAACTAAATGGTTGCTTTTTTCAAAACTCCCAAAAAGCGAAAATTTTTGGAAACGAGATTTTTccagttttttctattttcggtAATTGTTTTGAATTTTGGTATGTAAGCTGACGTGGCATAACGgtatttgtgcaaataattttcttaaaggtatttttataaataaaatcaattttaagtataatattgaaaaaccgcctagatttttttaattatattattgtacaaatagtatttttaataatatgtatgaaattataataatgctaatatgtaatattttaaatgcttaaatttaaaaacacaatttttttatgtattcaAAAGattaaattaatctaatttaaaaatttatcttttacttaaataaattctttttaattttttaaagagtATTGTGTttgtcattaaaaaaaaaatgttcaaCTACATGGACCCCTTCCTTTTTGTTGTTGCCAGCGCTGGGCCGAGCCATAAGTTTTTATTATAAAGGGCAGGCAAAGCTCGAAGGCTGCTATCCCAATAGGTCAGCAGGCGGAATGAGGAGAGGGCCCCTGGATGGGGAACTACTCTTTTGATGGGTATCGCAATAGCTTTATTTGCGGTATTTCCTATCTATTATTTTAGAGATTTATAATCCTTTTATTTTAGTAAACGTAATTTCAATGAATTAAATTCACAAAAACTATTAACTTACTTTTCACTATAAAGTGAATCTTTTAGTTGTCTGATTTTATATACAAAGAAAgtgatatagaaaaaaaaatatatggaaAACATGTTATAgagttaaatatttaaatttactaatattatttataaattttataattttctatttctcCATATTATCCTTACTCTCAATCCATACATCTCCCTCCATTCTATCTATCCTTCTCTCCACTCTACCACCAAACATAGTGTTGAACTCGACTCTTGACCCTTTAGAAATTTAGACTCATACCCTACGTGGATGCGTCATAGCAGCCAAATGTAACACGTGGAATAAGCCACGTCATCACCGTCACCAGTTGACCTGTTGACTTTAATTCTCACATCACATCTTCCTAACATGTAGGCCTCAGTACTCAAATCTCCCTATCACACACCATTAAATCTTGATACAGAATATTCCGAGCTCATTTCTTCCTCATCCTCTTCAATAATGTCTCCTTCATACAAAATCTGAAATTTTTGAGAAGAAAAGGTGATAAAGCTAACATAACATGGCCTGGTTGAAGAGCCTAATCCAACTCACAGTCACCAAATCCTCGTCCATTAGAGCTAGAAAAACAAACCCATTTCCCTTGCCATCGCTCGCTTTGATAGCACaattcagcacagctccgaccAACGAGACTCCACGAGTCACTCCTTATTCGGGATTGGGGCCCGCCAAGCCAGGTGAGAAGCCGAGGGTCGTGGTTCTGGGATCCGGATGGGCTGGTTGCAGACTCATGAAGGGTTTGGACACCAGTATTTACGACGTCGTTTGCGTCTCGCCTAGGAACCATATGGTGTTCACGCCTCTTTTGGCCTCCACCTGTGTTGGGACGCTTGAGTTTAGGTCCGTGGCTGAACCCATTGGGAGGATCCAACCCGCCATTTCTCGGGAACCCGGATCATACTTCTTCCTCTCGAAATGTGTCGGCATCGATACTGATAAACATGTGGTATGTTTTGTTTATTCTTTTATATTCGCTTTCTGGGTCTATTGATTTTATATTTTGCGTCGAAAAACTGGTGTGAGAGTTGTGATGGATCTTAAATGTACCAATTTTGAGTTTTGGGGTCAATTCACTGGTTTGGATAGTTGCAACTTACAATAAATGATTATTAAAATGATAAGAAATTTCAATTAAATGTACTTTTGTAATTCGGTGAAGAATAATAAGCCTTTGATTTGACGTGGGTGCATTTTGCCATAACCCTTTTTTGATTCAATATATTTGGTGTAAAAGAAATTGTGGGGTGGGGGCCATAGTCTGAAGAGTACTACTACTGGTGGATCGAGTTCAAATCTTTGAATGTATAACCACattgattttttctttttccacaTTTGCAaaaattgttaattaataacagttggtATATATCGAGGTCTTGGGTTTTGGAATGGCTTACATGTAACCTCGTTTTGGTTTTTGTTTATTGAAGGTGGAATGTGAGACAGTTACCGATGGAGCAGAATCTTTGGATCCTTGGAAATTCAATATTTCATACGACAAGTTGGTTATTGCATTAGGTGCAGAGGCCTCAACTTTTGGAATCAATGGTGTAACAGAACACGCAATTTTTCTTCGTGAAGTTTACCATGCCCAAGAGATTCGTAGGAAGCTGCTACTGAATTTAATGCTGTCAGACATACCTGGTATTCTCAATGCATCCGTGTTCTAGTGATTTGTTTTTTGATGGGAATTCAGTACTGTGATTTGGCTGAATTTAACTGTGGATTTTGTTATGGATGCAGGGGTTTCAGAAGCAGAGAAGTCAAGACTTCTGCACTGTGTTGTTGTAGGAGGTGGTCCCACCGGAGTTGAGTTCAGTGGAGAACTTAGTGATTTTATCACGAGAGATGTTCGACAGCGATATTCCCATgtgaaaaattatattcatgtTACCTTAATTGAGGTTTGTTAACTAACAATTGTTAGATGCaactaattagttttcttgcttAAAATCTTTGTTCTTCTGTTATTGTTACTGGAGCTATTCAATTTGCTTtacctaattttatttttattagacaAAATGATGGTAAATTTGCTTAAGGATTTTAAACCAATGCCAAAATGCCAAATTGTTATCGTAACTATGTAATGTTGACACAGGCAAACGAAATATTGTCTTCATTTGATGATCGACTCCGGCATTATGCAACCAAGCAGTTGACAAaggtaaataaattatatatctaCAATTTTCTTATTTGATTGATTCCTTTTGTTTGTGTTTTCTTTTAAATTCATGATTCAGATGTTAACACCTTAATTTGTTGTAAGAGGAACTTTTGAGCTTACACGACGATAAATAGtgacttttaaaaaatatctccttcAATTTTCACCTATTAGTCTGATCCGAAAATATTTGGAATAGCCCACTGAACTTACTTTTCCATTGTACATCTGGATCTTTTCATTTAAGTATCCTCTCTCAGTCAGGAGTTCGTCTTGTCCGTGGGGTTGTCAAGGATGTCAAAGCTCAAAAATTAATTCTTGATGATGGCACAGAGGTTCCTTATGGGCTGTTAGTATGGTCTACAGGTGTTGGTCCATCGCCTTTTATAAAATCCCTTGACCTTCCAAAAGCTACGGGTGGAAGGTAGGCTGCTGCATATGCTTCGTTCTTTCTCAAACCATGTTAGCATGGCCTAATTTTCTACATTAAATCTTCTGAAACCACCACTTTGGACcagattaaatttgaattttcatGGACTTGCTATCAACttattgaattgtatttaatGAGAATAAAAAACATTGTCGAGAAGTGCCTAAAATTTCTTGTTATCTCTTTCATTAGCTTGTTAAGTAAAGTACTTCTGTCTTTCTTTCCATCGTTCTATTTTCAATATTCAAACAATGCTTcagaaaaatagatatttactaaggCAAATTGCACATGAACAGGATTGGTGTCGATGAGTGGCTGCGTGTTCCTTCTGTGGAGGACGTATTTTCGATAGGAGACTGCAGTGGCTTTCTTGAAAGTACTGGAAGACCAACCCTTCCAGCTTTAGCCCAGGTAAGCTGTATTTCAAAAGACTTTTCTCTTTTGTGAAATTCCTCTAGCTCCTTGCTACTCTGTAAGTTAGCTCAGACAACTCACCTCTCATCGCATTATAAAACTAAATATGCAGCTTTTCTTGCTTGGCGTGCCCTTTACAGAATATGACTTGTTTTGAAATTTTATGTAATTGCTAACAGTATCTTGTTTGCCAAATGAAGGTTGCAGAGCGTCAAGGAAAATACTTGGCAAATCTCTTGAACAGAATCGGTAAAGCTGGTGGAGGTCCTGCAGACAGAGCGAAGGACATCGAATTCGGGGAGCAATTTGTTTACAAGCATTTAGGAAGCATGGCCACTATCGGCAGATACAAGGCTCTTGTGGACCTTAGACAGAGCAAGGTGAATTTCCAAGTTATAAATCTATTATGTTTTTTTCCTTTGAACTTCTCAAGCTAAAACCAGGATTGTTCTTCTTCAGGAGGCAAAAGGTTTATCTCTTGCTGGATTCCCGAGTTGGTTTATATGGCGCTCTGCTTATCTAACGAGGGTGATAAGCTGGAGGAATAGATTCTACGTTGCAATCAACTGGGCTACCACTTTTGTGTTTGGCCGTGATATCAGCAGAATATAAAGTTGGAAAAAGGTGTCTATTCTACATTTCATCTTTATACCAAACCCATGTACATATGCACCTTTCTTTGCTTATTACATATTCGGTTTATTTTATGCAGGCCAACAATAAGTCGGATCTAATGGAGTTTGCAGCTGGACATGTCTTGCATAAATGAAAATAAGTCATCACAGATCAAGTTTATAGCATTAAATGAGATAATAAAATATTCCACTTTTTGTAAATGtcgctatttttttttttttgaagaaaaatcatAATGGTGTCCGAATGTCATTAGCTGGTCATTATGCTATGTACATGGAGTCTGGAGATCTATATAGTAATAGTGCAAGTACAGTACCACGCTTGTCGAAAGTTGAAAATGTAAGACTAGTTAATTTTGTTTTCTGGTGGAATTATTTGATGATATACTGTGCATTTGGAAATTTTCGTGCATGAATCTCCCAAGCCAGCGTAGTATGACAAATTTCCTATAGTTTCAGTTGAAAATTTGCAGTAGTATGACAAATTTCagtaattttacataaaatattgcAAAAATCATTATTGACAGTAAATTGATACTTTCATCATTAAGATAGATTTCGTTGTAACAACGAATGCGAATATTAGTGAGCTCTGCGGAGTTATCACTTGTACAATAAAATACTTTATATAGATTTATAAACAAGTAGATCTACGATCCTTACAGAAATGTCAAGCTACAAATGACAGACTCCTTTTTTATAGCATCAAGCAAGGACAATCCAACTGAGGAAATTTCGGAATAAGTTccatattatattaaactaataATACTACATCAAGTATTACGCAAAATACAAAGGATCTGTTGTGGCATCACAATTAAACTAAACCTAAAAGTTATATCCATGCAGTGAACTAAGTCCACAAACCTCCAACGCCAGATTTACCCAGCTTTTTGCCAACAACGTTCCTCAATTCAATCTCTCCAGGAAACCTACCCTCCTTTAGTTTAGAGAAAATCTGTAATGCAGAAAACTACAGTCAGGAACTTTGAGGCGTCAAATATCACCTGTCAATCTTTCACAGAAGTACGGTCTAGAACATTTGTATTGCAAAGGAAGAAAAGGTAACCAGTTCCTACtaacaaagaaaaaatcaaGAGAGTTACAGATAAGATTAAAGGTGACTAACCAATTCATTGTTGAGGTAGACCTCAAATGCCCCAGTGCTTTGGAGGAAGGATTGCAGAGCATTTCCAAGAAGCCAAGAAGATGCAATGGTGCCAAATTTGTTTGCACGCAGAGAATAATACCAAGGAGGAGGAGTCATAAATCCCAGCAATGGAAATATATGTTCACCCGCCACAACAAGCCCAACAGCTCCAATTTGAGCAACGGGAACCAATTTGCTGATTATACGTTTATGTAAAGCTGGTGGATGATTTGCAAGAGCAACATCAATCCCAGGAAAAGCAGTCTCCAACATCTTTTTCATTGTAAGGGCATTTCCCCTAAAGAAAGCAGCATGGATTGATCAAAATTAATAACCCTTTACTACACTTAACCAGTAGAAGAACGTGAAGTACTCTCAGCACTAGGGAACAATTTAGAATTaagacaagaaaaaaaaaagagcaaagAGAAATACTTGAACCAGCACCAAGAATGGACTTTGTAGGAAAGGAAAATATTTAAGCACAAAGAAATTATCCCGAAATATTAATCAAACCCCAAATGCAAAGACCACGACACACAGTAATATCACAAATCCCTGAAAAAGAGACAAAAGCAGAGAATTCGAGCGTACCTGTAAGAGCAAGAAGAACAGAACATGATGTCGATTCTGCTGCCGAGGCCAAGTCCCCCAACAATTACTTCGTCCTAAAATTcaagaatttttattttcttgtttaATTGAAGGAAAACATTGGTACAATAAATAACTCGATTTGGGTGTGTGCCATCCCAGTTGAATTTC from Cannabis sativa cultivar Pink pepper isolate KNU-18-1 chromosome 2, ASM2916894v1, whole genome shotgun sequence encodes:
- the LOC115718974 gene encoding internal alternative NAD(P)H-ubiquinone oxidoreductase A1, mitochondrial — encoded protein: MAWLKSLIQLTVTKSSSIRARKTNPFPLPSLALIAQFSTAPTNETPRVTPYSGLGPAKPGEKPRVVVLGSGWAGCRLMKGLDTSIYDVVCVSPRNHMVFTPLLASTCVGTLEFRSVAEPIGRIQPAISREPGSYFFLSKCVGIDTDKHVVECETVTDGAESLDPWKFNISYDKLVIALGAEASTFGINGVTEHAIFLREVYHAQEIRRKLLLNLMLSDIPGVSEAEKSRLLHCVVVGGGPTGVEFSGELSDFITRDVRQRYSHVKNYIHVTLIEANEILSSFDDRLRHYATKQLTKSGVRLVRGVVKDVKAQKLILDDGTEVPYGLLVWSTGVGPSPFIKSLDLPKATGGRIGVDEWLRVPSVEDVFSIGDCSGFLESTGRPTLPALAQVAERQGKYLANLLNRIGKAGGGPADRAKDIEFGEQFVYKHLGSMATIGRYKALVDLRQSKEAKGLSLAGFPSWFIWRSAYLTRVISWRNRFYVAINWATTFVFGRDISRI
- the LOC115718975 gene encoding selT-like protein, whose protein sequence is MAMDRAQILLIGIPLFLFFYDIVSLFAPHPPPPPHHHHHHHPHHHHPPHHHHHPPHHHPHPPHHPPHHHPHPPHHPPDRELQQATTLSETLDVPSQDEVIVGGLGLGSRIDIMFCSSCSYRGNALTMKKMLETAFPGIDVALANHPPALHKRIISKLVPVAQIGAVGLVVAGEHIFPLLGFMTPPPWYYSLRANKFGTIASSWLLGNALQSFLQSTGAFEVYLNNELIFSKLKEGRFPGEIELRNVVGKKLGKSGVGGLWT